In Spinacia oleracea cultivar Varoflay chromosome 5, BTI_SOV_V1, whole genome shotgun sequence, a single window of DNA contains:
- the LOC110794662 gene encoding uncharacterized protein, translating to MVRVHTKIPGSCFGISTAQTRVRSGRSPPLQSNPAYNSIRSHKDEYYENEYGSSFCSDTPITSEENSEKGEPKEGNRIMVVVDVSQQAKGALQWALSHTVQKEDTVILLHIAKPTKCDSQSESDIDPKAYGLLYSLRSVCQSIKPGVQVEIVALSGKEKGPTIVHQAKEQKASLLVLGHRKRSKAWRFWMRWTGRKRSVVDYCIQNADCMTVAVRRKSKKLGGYLITTKRHKNFWLLA from the exons ATGGTGAGAGTACATACCAAAATTCCGGGTTCCTGTTTCGGAATAAGTACAGCTCAGACTCGAGTGCGTTCAGGTCGTTCACCACCGTTGCAATCCAATCCAGCTTATAATTCCATCAGAAGTCACAAGGATGAGTACTATGAAAATGAGTATGGGTCGAGCTTTTGCAGTGACACGCCCATAACCAGTGAAGAAAACTCTGAAAAGGGCGAACCCAAAGAGGGAAACAGGATCATGGTCGTTGTAGATGTAAGCCAACAAGCTAAGGGTGCTCTTCAATGGGCATTATCCCATACTGTTCAAAAAGAGGACACTGTTATTCTTCTGCATATAGCCAAGCCAACAAAATGCG ATTCACAGTCTGAGAGTGACATCGATCCAAAAGCTTATGGACTTCTTTACTCTCTGAGAAGCGTCTGCCAATCCATAAAACCTGGG GTACAGGTGGAAATAGTTGCATTGTCAGGGAAGGAGAAAGGTCCAACAATAGTGCACCAAGCAAAGGAACAGAAGGCGTCGTTACTGGTATTAGGCCACAGAAAGCGATCAAAGGCATGGAGATTTTGGATGAGGTGGACAGGCAGAAAAAGAAGCGTTGTGGATTACTGCATACAAAATGCCGATTGCATGACAGTCGCTGTAAGGAGGAAGAGCAAAAAACTAGGAGGGTATCTAATTACCACTAAGCGTCATAAAAATTTCTGGCTCTTGGCCTAG